The Pantoea vagans genome includes a window with the following:
- the tatB gene encoding Sec-independent protein translocase protein TatB, which produces MFDIGFSELVLVFVIGLIVLGPQRLPVAVKTVVGWIRAIRSLAANVQNELAQELKLQELQDSLKKVEEAGRGSLSPELKESMEELRKTADSMKRSVQQSIDIEKAEDEANTIHQSQPVAAQPATSPQPGVTPASAEQQASAPAQAPQPVTTAPAETAAPASAPHNTTPTPTVKDER; this is translated from the coding sequence GTGTTCGATATTGGTTTTAGTGAACTGGTATTGGTGTTCGTTATTGGGCTGATCGTACTGGGCCCACAACGATTACCGGTTGCGGTGAAAACCGTCGTGGGCTGGATTCGAGCGATTCGTTCCCTGGCTGCTAACGTGCAAAACGAACTGGCGCAGGAGCTGAAACTGCAGGAATTGCAGGACAGCCTGAAAAAAGTCGAAGAAGCAGGCCGCGGCTCGTTGTCGCCGGAGCTGAAAGAGTCCATGGAAGAACTGCGTAAAACTGCGGACTCGATGAAACGCTCTGTGCAGCAAAGTATCGATATCGAGAAAGCGGAAGATGAAGCCAACACCATTCATCAATCGCAGCCTGTTGCCGCGCAACCTGCTACCTCTCCTCAACCTGGGGTGACCCCGGCATCCGCAGAGCAGCAGGCCAGTGCACCGGCGCAGGCACCTCAACCTGTGACAACGGCGCCAGCGGAGACAGCGGCACCCGCCAGTGCTCCGCACAATACGACGCCGACACCCACCGTAAAAGATGAACGATAA
- the tatD gene encoding 3'-5' ssDNA/RNA exonuclease TatD, with protein sequence MFDIGVNLTSTQFAKDREQVVKRAREAGVTGLLITGTNALESQQARQLAALHPGYCWSTAGVHPHHASEWSAETANTLRRLAESEQVVAIGECGLDFNRNLAAHDQQEYAFDAQLALAAELQLPVFLHCREAHDRFAAVLEPWLPKLVGAVVHCFTGTREELESCLALGLSVGITGWVCDERRGMELRELLPLIPSDRLLLETDAPYLLPRDMHPRPPSRRNEPCFLPHIVQQVANWRGEEAEALGLQVDSNARQLFKLA encoded by the coding sequence ATGTTTGATATCGGTGTAAACCTGACCAGCACGCAATTCGCAAAAGATCGCGAGCAGGTTGTGAAACGTGCGCGCGAAGCAGGCGTCACCGGCCTGTTAATTACCGGAACTAATGCCCTGGAGAGCCAACAGGCGCGCCAGTTAGCGGCACTGCATCCAGGTTACTGCTGGTCCACGGCCGGGGTGCATCCTCATCACGCCAGTGAATGGTCGGCAGAGACAGCGAATACGCTACGTCGTCTGGCCGAGAGCGAGCAGGTGGTGGCGATTGGGGAGTGCGGTCTCGATTTTAATCGCAACCTGGCCGCTCACGATCAACAAGAGTATGCGTTTGATGCACAGCTGGCGCTGGCGGCAGAATTGCAGTTGCCGGTATTTCTGCACTGTCGGGAAGCGCACGACCGTTTCGCGGCTGTGCTGGAGCCGTGGCTGCCAAAATTAGTGGGAGCAGTGGTGCATTGCTTTACCGGTACGCGCGAGGAACTGGAATCCTGCCTGGCTCTGGGCTTATCGGTGGGCATTACCGGCTGGGTGTGCGATGAACGGCGTGGCATGGAACTGCGTGAATTGTTACCGCTGATTCCCTCTGATCGTCTGCTGCTGGAAACCGACGCGCCGTATTTGCTCCCGCGCGATATGCATCCACGCCCCCCTTCACGTCGTAATGAACCCTGCTTCCTGCCGCATATTGTGCAGCAAGTGGCAAACTGGCGTGGGGAAGAGGCGGAAGCGTTAGGCTTGCAGGTGGATAGCAACGCGCGCCAACTGTTTAAGCTGGCTTAG
- the tatC gene encoding Sec-independent protein translocase subunit TatC → MAVEDTQPLISHLIELRKRLLNCIIAVFAIFLCLVYFANDIYHLVASPLISQMPAGASMIATDVASPFFTPIKLTIIVSVFLAVPVILYQVWAFVAPALYRHERKLVMPLLFSSTLLFYVGVAFAYFIVFPLAFGFFAKTAPQGVTIATDITNYLDFVMTIFMAFGVAFEVPIAIVLLCWTGITSPEDLKKKRPYMLVGAFVVGMLLTPPDVFSQTLLAIPMYCLFEVGVFFSRYYVGKGRKASEDEEQNTES, encoded by the coding sequence ATGGCCGTTGAAGATACCCAACCGCTCATCAGCCACCTGATTGAGCTGCGTAAGCGTTTGTTGAACTGCATTATTGCGGTGTTTGCTATCTTTTTGTGCCTGGTCTACTTCGCTAACGACATCTACCACTTGGTGGCATCACCGCTGATCAGCCAAATGCCGGCCGGTGCCAGTATGATCGCCACCGATGTGGCATCACCGTTCTTTACTCCGATAAAGCTCACCATCATTGTTTCGGTCTTTCTTGCCGTGCCGGTGATCCTTTATCAGGTATGGGCATTTGTGGCGCCTGCGCTGTATCGCCATGAACGTAAGCTGGTCATGCCGTTGCTGTTCTCCAGTACGCTGCTGTTCTACGTGGGTGTGGCCTTTGCCTACTTCATCGTCTTCCCGCTGGCGTTTGGCTTCTTTGCCAAGACCGCACCGCAAGGTGTGACTATCGCGACCGATATCACCAACTACCTCGACTTCGTTATGACCATTTTCATGGCGTTTGGCGTGGCGTTTGAAGTCCCGATTGCGATTGTGCTGCTTTGCTGGACGGGTATTACCTCACCGGAAGATTTGAAAAAGAAACGTCCTTATATGCTGGTTGGCGCATTCGTGGTTGGAATGTTGCTCACACCGCCGGATGTTTTCTCGCAAACTTTGCTCGCTATTCCGATGTACTGCCTGTTTGAAGTCGGCGTATTCTTCTCCCGCTACTATGTGGGAAAAGGTCGCAAAGCGTCAGAGGACGAGGAACAGAACACTGAATCCTGA
- the tatA gene encoding Sec-independent protein translocase subunit TatA: protein MGGISIWQLLIIAVIVVLLFGTNKLRNLGSDLGSSIRGFKKAMGDEDDKKDQPKEQDADFNAKTLADKQQTSASKDDARDK, encoded by the coding sequence ATGGGCGGTATCAGTATTTGGCAATTGTTAATCATTGCCGTCATTGTTGTACTTCTGTTCGGTACCAATAAACTTCGCAACCTGGGTTCGGATTTAGGTTCTTCCATTCGTGGCTTCAAAAAAGCCATGGGCGATGAAGACGATAAAAAGGATCAACCGAAAGAGCAGGACGCTGACTTCAACGCCAAAACTCTGGCAGACAAACAGCAAACCTCGGCGAGCAAAGACGACGCCCGAGACAAGTAA